From a region of the Impatiens glandulifera chromosome 4, dImpGla2.1, whole genome shotgun sequence genome:
- the LOC124934398 gene encoding receptor protein kinase TMK1-like: MLKPLSSVWILFIFVSVLCQSSADDTSAMQDLKKSIGSPSSLKWTDSDPCNWGYVSCTNDKRVTSIQIGYQNLRGTLPASLSNLTSLIRFEVMKNQLSGPIPSLAGLSSLKFLFLNNNSFSSIPSDFFTAMSSLQEVFLEYNAFSPWSIPTSLKEASTLKLFSATSTNMVGKIPEFLNSANFPGLTDLRLDFNNLEGELPAGFSGSSIQNLWLNGQQGTSQLNGSLAVLQNMTHLKQVWLHNNAFSGPLPDFSGLLILQDFSVRDNRITGPVPDSLTKIDSLKVVNLTNNLLQGPTPIFDPSVQVDMSKNSNSFCLSTPGAPCDSRVSSLLKIVQSLGYPSSIAQNWKGNNPCQSWTGLVCSNGDITMIYFAKMGLTGTISPSFSSIPSLRKIILANNNLSGTIPAELTTLSNLTDLDVSNNQIHGKVPAFSTNVLVNVNGNPNIGQDTVSPPSVSGSSPSDNGTQTASKKSWNGVIIGSVVIGATCFVFLVAFGAFFVYMSKRKRYGRVQSPNVIETGTMVISIQVLRNVTNNFNEENILGRGGFGTVYKGEFHDGTKIAVKRMESGVLTDKGLEEFKSEIAVLTKVRHRRLVALLGYCLEGNERLLVYEYMPQGTLSRHLFQWKEEGLKPLEWAKRLTLALDVARGVEYLHGLAHQSFIHRDLKPSNILLGDDMRAKVADFGLVRLAPEGKDFVVTKLAGTFGYLAPEYAVTGRVTTKIDVFAIGVILMELVTGRKALDETLKEEGVHDVDDDTKEEEICVHLVDWFRRSMIDKEAFPKAVDPTIELDEGTLGSVRTVAELASYCCSREPTQRPDMGNVVNVLSSLSELWKPSELDFKDMYVYAY, translated from the exons ATGCTAAAACCTCTTTCGAGTGTATGGATTCTTTTCATCTTCGTCTCCGTTCTCTGTCAGTCAAGCGCAGACGATACATCTGCAATGCAGGATTTGAAAAAAAGCATCGGATCGCCGAGTTCGTTAAAATGGACTGACTCGGACCCCTGCAATTGGGGTTACGTAAGTTGTACGAACGATAAACGAGTCACCAGTATCCAAATCGGATACCAGAATCTCCGAGGTACACTTCCGGCGAGCTTATCTAACCTTACGTCTTTGATTAGATTCGAAGTGATGAAGAATCAGTTAAGCGGACCTATACCTAGTTTAGCGGGATTGAGTTCTCTAAAGTTCTTGTTTCTCAATAATAACAGTTTCTCTTCAATCCCGTCGGATTTCTTCACTGCTATGTCTTCTCTTCAAGAGGTTTTCCTTGAATACAACGCGTTTTCGCCCTGGTCGATACCAACCAGTCTTAAAGAAGCTTCGACTCTCAAACTCTTCTCCGCCACCTCCACCAATATGGTCGGAAAAATCCCTGAATTTCTCAACAGCGCCAACTTTCCCGGACTGACCGACCTTCGTTTAGATTTCAACAATCTCGAAGGAGAACTACCGGCGGGGTTTTCTGGTTCGTCGATTCAAAACCTATGGTTGAACGGACAACAAGGAACATCACAGCTTAATGGGTCACTCGCTGTTTTACAGAACATGACACACTTGAAACAGGTTTGGCTACATAATAATGCCTTCTCCGGCCCTCTCCCTGATTTTTCCGGTTTGCTGATATTACAGGATTTTAGTGTAAGAGACAACAGAATTACAGGTCCGGTACCGGACTCCTTAACGAAGATCGATTCCTTAAAGGTTGTAAACTTGACAAACAACCTTTTACAAGGTCCAACCCCAATTTTCGATCCATCTGTTCAAGTTGATATGAGTAAAAACTCTAATAGCTTCTGTTTATCAACCCCTGGAGCTCCCTGTGATTCTCGAGTTAGTTCTCTGCTTAAGATTGTGCAATCTTTAGGTTATCCGTCCTCAATTGCACAAAACTGGAAAGGAAACAATCCATGCCAAAGCTGGACTGGTCTTGTTTGCTCTAATGGCGACATTACCATGATCTATTTCGCTAAAATGGGTCTTACTGGTACAATTTCTCCAAGTTTCTCATCGATTCCTTCTCTCAGGAAGATAATCCTTGCCAACAACAATCTTTCCGGTACCATACCAGCTGAACTCACCACTCTATCTAACTTAACCGATCTAGATGTTTCAAATAACCAAATTCATGGAAAAGTTCCAGCTTTTAGTACTAACGTGTTAGTTAATGTAAATGGAAACCCTAATATTGGGCAAGATACTGTAAGTCCTCCCTCCGTTAGTGGAAGTTCGCCTTCGGACAATGGAACTCAAACCGCCTCTAAGAAGTCATGGAATGGAGTCATTATTGGCTCTGTTGTTATCGGAGCCACATGCTTCGTTTTCCTTGTAGCTTTTGGCGCGTTCTTCGTTTACATGTCTAAGAGGAAACGATACGGAAGAGTACAGAGTCCTAATGTGATTGAAACGGGGACAATGGTGATCTCGATTCAGGTCTTGAGAAACGTGACCAACAATTTCAACGAGGAGAATATACTCGGGAGAGGCGGTTTTGGTACGGTTTACAAAGGGGAATTCCACGATGGGACTAAGATCGCGGTTAAGAGGATGGAATCGGGGGTCTTGACGGACAAAGGTTTGGAGGAATTCAAATCGGAGATTGCGGTTCTTACTAAAGTTAGGCATAGGCGTTTGGTCGCTCTACTCGGGTATTGTTTGGAAGGTAACGAGAGATTGCTTGTTTACGAGTATATGCCTCAAGGGACGTTGAGTAGACATCTTTTTCAATGGAAAGAGGAAGGATTGAAGCCGTTAGAATGGGCTAAACGGTTGACTCTTGCTCTTGATGTTGCTAGAGGAGTTGAATATCTTCATGGATTGGCACACCAAAGCTTTATTCATAGGGATCTTAAGCCCTCCAATATTCTCTTGGGCGATGATATGCGCGCTAAAGTTGCCGATTTTGGCCTTGTTCGTCTTGCCCCGGAGGGGAAGGATTTCGTTGTCACTAAGCTTGCGGGTACTTTTGGGTACCTTGCTCCTGAGTATGCAG TGACAGGCCGAGTGACTACAAAAATCGACGTATTCGCAATTGGCGTGATCCTAATGGAACTGGTAACAGGTCGAAAGGCATTAGACGAGACCCTAAAGGAAGAAGGTGTTCATGATGTGGATGACGATACCAAAGAGGAAGAAATTTGTGTTCATCTGGTCGATTGG